One window from the genome of Cryobacterium sp. GrIS_2_6 encodes:
- a CDS encoding DUF3040 domain-containing protein, producing the protein MPLSEQEQRLLEEMERGLYHNDSDFVATVGGSSLRPNYRSMALGVLAVVAGIGGLIAGVAVQQLWLGILGFVVMFAGVLLATSPGKAARRLSSSGFSSSGTSPSATSGSRPSGSGKSGRGFMDRLNDRWDRRQDGN; encoded by the coding sequence ATGCCGCTTTCGGAACAAGAGCAGCGACTCCTTGAAGAAATGGAGCGCGGGCTCTACCACAACGACTCCGACTTCGTCGCGACCGTTGGCGGTTCATCGCTTCGCCCGAACTACCGCTCGATGGCCCTCGGCGTTCTCGCGGTCGTCGCCGGAATCGGGGGACTGATCGCCGGAGTCGCAGTGCAGCAGCTGTGGCTCGGAATCCTCGGCTTCGTCGTCATGTTCGCAGGGGTATTGCTCGCCACGTCACCGGGCAAGGCCGCCCGCAGACTGTCGTCCTCCGGCTTCTCATCCTCCGGTACGTCACCGTCCGCGACGAGCGGGTCACGCCCGTCGGGTTCCGGCAAGTCCGGCCGCGGGTTCATGGACCGTCTCAATGACCGCTGGGACCGACGCCAGGACGGCAACTAG
- a CDS encoding polyprenyl synthetase family protein, producing the protein MAESNQLVDLVQTRIDEFLKTRQLIVTTVSPDLSALVNFSRQFLSGGKRFRAQFCHQGWQSVPGSDALDSAPVIAAAAALEIFHAAALVHDDIIDNSDTRRGSASAHKLFESVHAAGGWAGAPVEFGRASAILLGDLLLGWSDELLDEGLEASADPVAARLGRHEFNQMRTEVTAGQYLDILEERAWLVQQEEELLERAMRVIVFKSAKYSVQAPLVIGAALAGADTAHLDALRAFGLPLGIAYQLRDDLLGVFGDAAVTGKPSGDDLREGKRTVIIALARRALEPAAREYLDGLLGDPGLDPAQILSLQELIRASGAVESVETLITDQVADARVALHASPIAPDMRDQLESLAETVTRRSF; encoded by the coding sequence GTGGCTGAAAGCAATCAACTGGTCGATCTGGTTCAAACTCGCATCGACGAATTCCTGAAAACCCGTCAACTAATTGTGACTACTGTCAGCCCGGATCTCAGCGCGCTGGTGAACTTCTCACGGCAGTTTCTCAGCGGTGGTAAGCGCTTCCGGGCCCAGTTCTGCCACCAGGGCTGGCAGAGCGTACCCGGTTCGGACGCGCTCGATTCCGCGCCGGTCATCGCGGCGGCCGCCGCCCTCGAAATCTTCCATGCCGCCGCCCTCGTCCACGACGACATCATCGACAATTCGGACACCCGCAGGGGTTCGGCATCCGCCCATAAGCTCTTCGAATCCGTGCATGCCGCGGGCGGCTGGGCCGGCGCTCCTGTCGAGTTCGGCCGGGCCTCCGCGATCCTCCTCGGGGACCTGCTCCTCGGGTGGAGCGACGAGCTCCTCGACGAGGGCCTCGAGGCCTCCGCAGATCCTGTGGCGGCCAGGCTCGGGCGCCACGAATTCAACCAGATGCGCACGGAAGTCACAGCCGGTCAGTACCTCGACATCCTCGAGGAACGGGCCTGGCTCGTGCAGCAGGAAGAGGAGCTGCTCGAGCGCGCCATGCGGGTCATCGTCTTCAAGTCCGCGAAGTACAGCGTCCAAGCTCCCCTCGTCATCGGCGCGGCACTCGCGGGCGCCGACACGGCCCACCTCGACGCGTTGCGTGCCTTCGGGCTTCCGCTCGGCATCGCTTACCAGCTTCGGGACGACCTTCTCGGTGTGTTCGGCGACGCGGCGGTGACGGGCAAACCGAGCGGTGACGACCTGCGGGAGGGCAAGCGCACCGTGATCATCGCACTCGCCAGGCGCGCGCTCGAACCGGCCGCGCGGGAGTATCTCGACGGACTCCTCGGAGATCCGGGGCTCGACCCGGCCCAGATCCTGTCGCTGCAGGAACTCATCAGGGCCAGCGGAGCCGTCGAGAGCGTCGAGACGCTCATCACGGACCAGGTCGCGGATGCGCGCGTCGCGCTCCACGCTTCTCCGATCGCCCCTGACATGCGGGACCAGCTCGAGAGCCTCGCCGAAACCGTGACGCGCCGGTCGTTCTGA
- a CDS encoding Rv2175c family DNA-binding protein, which produces MTDSFSDQPWLTIPDLVSLLGTSQSRVRQLIDDKQLLAIRRNGVISVPAAFVKDGSPLPELRGTLIVLADDGFTDEQAMQWLLEVDDSLGVPPIQALLAGRKAEVRRVAQALA; this is translated from the coding sequence GTGACCGATTCGTTTTCAGATCAACCCTGGCTGACCATCCCCGACCTCGTTTCCCTGCTCGGGACCAGTCAAAGCCGGGTTCGCCAACTCATCGATGACAAGCAGCTCCTCGCGATCCGCCGTAACGGTGTGATCTCGGTGCCGGCCGCATTCGTCAAGGACGGTTCCCCGCTCCCCGAACTCCGCGGCACCCTGATCGTGCTCGCCGATGACGGCTTCACCGACGAGCAGGCCATGCAGTGGCTGCTCGAGGTCGACGACAGCCTCGGTGTCCCGCCGATCCAGGCGCTCCTCGCCGGCCGCAAGGCCGAGGTCCGCCGCGTCGCCCAGGCGCTCGCCTAG
- a CDS encoding LysM peptidoglycan-binding domain-containing protein, with product MSAQSSRIVRAPASSELVPARPHKSSTVRFRALGMFAALPLAVACTVAISLNLASPAEAASLSRKPLKSPAQLPASTGTSAPAQRAQAEAAPSQYTVVAGDTVSGIASRFGLSTAAVLARNGLSWSTKIFPGQQLTLAEGAAPAEAPAPTPVASALTRYTIVTGDTISGIATTHGIPVAAVLSANGLDRASIIFPGQSLVIPSGSAPAAAPAVALVSATTAAPGASHTIAAGETVSTIAAAAGVSIRAILEANNLGWSSIIYPGQQLSIPAPAAESVAAASVTPLPAPGPGPAPTAMLGQVTPLSDEMRANARIIVATGRAAGVNDQGLIIALVAAAQESGLRNVHYGDRDSLGLFQQRPGKGWGSPDQVMDPVRASQAFFGGAGNPNPGVTRGLLDIPGWDGLTVTQAAQAVQLSAFPDYYAKWETSARSWLSELG from the coding sequence ATGTCAGCACAGTCCAGCAGAATCGTTCGAGCGCCTGCCAGTAGCGAGCTCGTTCCCGCCAGGCCCCACAAGTCCTCCACCGTCCGGTTCCGCGCGCTCGGCATGTTCGCGGCCCTGCCGCTCGCCGTGGCGTGCACGGTCGCCATCAGTCTCAATCTTGCGTCGCCCGCCGAGGCAGCCTCCCTGAGCCGGAAGCCCCTCAAGAGCCCGGCGCAGCTACCGGCATCCACTGGAACCAGCGCCCCCGCACAACGCGCGCAGGCCGAGGCTGCACCGAGCCAGTACACGGTCGTCGCCGGCGACACCGTGAGCGGCATCGCGAGCAGGTTCGGGCTCTCGACCGCTGCCGTCCTGGCGCGCAACGGCCTGAGCTGGTCGACGAAGATCTTCCCCGGCCAGCAACTCACCCTCGCCGAGGGCGCCGCCCCGGCAGAGGCGCCTGCCCCCACGCCGGTTGCCAGTGCACTCACGCGCTACACGATCGTGACAGGTGACACCATCAGCGGGATAGCGACCACCCACGGCATCCCGGTCGCGGCCGTGCTGAGTGCCAACGGCCTCGACAGGGCGAGCATCATCTTTCCGGGCCAGTCCCTCGTCATTCCCAGCGGCTCGGCCCCGGCCGCAGCCCCGGCGGTTGCGCTCGTCAGCGCGACGACCGCCGCCCCCGGTGCGAGTCACACGATCGCAGCGGGAGAAACCGTCTCGACGATCGCGGCAGCCGCCGGAGTCTCCATCCGCGCGATCCTGGAGGCGAACAACCTCGGCTGGTCGAGCATCATCTACCCCGGCCAGCAGCTCTCGATCCCCGCGCCCGCGGCGGAATCGGTCGCCGCGGCATCCGTCACCCCGTTGCCGGCGCCCGGACCCGGGCCGGCTCCCACCGCCATGCTCGGCCAGGTTACGCCGCTCTCCGACGAGATGCGCGCCAACGCCCGGATCATCGTGGCGACCGGGCGTGCGGCCGGCGTGAACGACCAGGGCCTCATCATCGCCCTCGTCGCCGCCGCCCAGGAATCGGGACTGCGGAACGTCCACTACGGCGACCGGGACTCACTCGGACTCTTCCAGCAGCGCCCCGGCAAGGGGTGGGGGTCGCCGGACCAGGTGATGGACCCGGTCCGGGCGAGCCAGGCGTTCTTCGGCGGCGCCGGAAACCCGAACCCCGGGGTCACCAGAGGGCTGCTCGACATTCCCGGCTGGGACGGGCTCACCGTGACCCAGGCGGCTCAGGCTGTGCAGCTCTCCGCCTTCCCCGACTACTACGCGAAGTGGGAGACCTCTGCCCGTTCCTGGCTCTCCGAACTCGGCTGA
- the pknB gene encoding Stk1 family PASTA domain-containing Ser/Thr kinase, with protein MSDSPADPMIGRLIDGRYQVRSRIARGGMATVYLATDLRLERRVALKVMHGHLADDNAFKARFVQEARSAARLAHPNVVNVYDQGQDADMAYLVMEYLPGITLRDLLKDYGRLTSEQTIDILEAVLSGLAAAHKAGIVHRDLKPENVLLADDGRIKIGDFGLARAANNNTATGQALLGTIAYLSPELVTRGIADARSDIYALGIMTYEMLTGEQPYVGEAPMQIAYQHANDTVPMPSLRVTTVPHELDELVSWATARDPEQRPRDAKVMLDQLLDVEKQMRPFDGETGVQQTLLMPSGAAAAQADADTMIFGAAAQAPGATTVLPAPVVKPPDDAELLSTKTRRRKVRGYWLFALVLLLAGLGTGTGWYFGSGPGSQVEVPSLVSVAPDAAAAQLAELGLQSALAQQYSGTIAAGLVASTDPGKGGHVKKGNAVTLYVSQGPQPITLPPLAGLTRDAASSAVTGLNAAIGTVDQVFSGEVAAGIVMSANRESDGTEVSQGGPYFEGMKVNLVASLGSVPNVSGKSVNTATSLLKDKGLLATTGDSVYSDTIDEGDVVSAAPQKDGPVRAGDTYVLTTSKGPAPIPIPDVIGKPWNEGKKILTDLGFKLSYNLGADAIAPLLNILSTDPAAGTAAPKGSTIALKPTNPFG; from the coding sequence GTGAGCGATAGTCCTGCCGATCCGATGATCGGCCGTCTGATAGACGGCCGATATCAGGTGCGCTCGCGAATCGCCCGCGGCGGAATGGCGACCGTTTACCTCGCCACCGACCTGCGCCTCGAGCGCCGGGTGGCGCTCAAGGTTATGCACGGCCACCTTGCCGACGACAACGCCTTCAAGGCGCGGTTCGTCCAGGAGGCCCGTTCGGCCGCGCGCCTCGCCCACCCGAACGTCGTCAACGTCTACGACCAGGGCCAGGACGCCGACATGGCGTACCTCGTGATGGAATACCTGCCGGGCATCACGCTGCGGGACCTGCTCAAGGACTACGGGCGCCTCACGAGCGAACAGACCATCGACATCCTCGAGGCGGTGCTGTCCGGCCTCGCCGCAGCGCACAAGGCCGGCATCGTGCACCGCGACCTGAAACCCGAGAACGTGCTGCTCGCCGATGACGGGCGGATCAAGATCGGCGACTTCGGGCTCGCCCGCGCCGCCAACAACAACACCGCAACCGGGCAGGCGCTGCTCGGCACGATCGCCTACCTCTCCCCCGAACTCGTCACGCGCGGTATCGCCGATGCCCGCAGCGACATCTACGCCCTCGGGATCATGACCTACGAGATGCTCACCGGCGAACAGCCGTACGTCGGCGAGGCGCCGATGCAGATCGCATACCAGCACGCCAATGACACGGTGCCGATGCCGAGCCTGCGCGTCACGACCGTTCCGCACGAACTCGACGAGCTCGTGAGCTGGGCGACCGCCAGGGACCCCGAGCAGCGCCCCCGGGATGCGAAGGTCATGCTCGACCAGCTCCTCGACGTCGAGAAGCAGATGCGCCCCTTCGACGGCGAAACCGGCGTGCAGCAGACCCTGCTGATGCCGAGCGGTGCGGCAGCCGCCCAGGCCGATGCCGACACCATGATCTTCGGCGCCGCTGCGCAGGCCCCCGGTGCGACGACCGTGCTGCCCGCACCCGTCGTGAAGCCGCCGGACGACGCAGAACTCCTCAGCACGAAGACCCGACGCCGCAAGGTACGCGGGTACTGGCTCTTCGCGCTCGTTCTCCTGCTCGCCGGCCTCGGCACCGGCACCGGCTGGTACTTCGGCAGCGGCCCGGGGTCGCAGGTCGAGGTGCCCTCTCTCGTCTCGGTCGCCCCTGACGCCGCCGCAGCCCAGCTCGCCGAACTCGGACTCCAGTCCGCTCTCGCGCAGCAATACAGCGGCACGATTGCGGCAGGACTGGTCGCGAGCACCGACCCCGGAAAGGGCGGCCACGTGAAGAAGGGGAACGCGGTCACGCTCTACGTCTCGCAGGGGCCGCAGCCGATCACGCTTCCCCCGCTCGCCGGCCTTACCAGGGATGCCGCGTCATCCGCTGTCACGGGGCTGAACGCCGCGATCGGCACGGTGGACCAGGTCTTCTCCGGCGAGGTCGCCGCCGGCATCGTCATGTCGGCGAACCGGGAGAGCGACGGCACCGAGGTCTCCCAGGGCGGCCCGTACTTCGAAGGCATGAAGGTCAACCTCGTCGCCTCGCTCGGCTCGGTGCCGAACGTCTCCGGCAAGTCGGTGAACACGGCGACGTCGCTGTTGAAGGACAAGGGCCTGCTCGCCACCACCGGCGACTCCGTCTACAGCGACACGATCGACGAGGGTGACGTGGTCAGCGCCGCTCCCCAGAAGGACGGGCCCGTCCGCGCAGGAGACACCTACGTGCTCACGACGTCCAAGGGACCCGCGCCGATCCCGATTCCGGATGTCATCGGTAAGCCGTGGAACGAAGGCAAGAAGATCCTTACCGACCTCGGCTTCAAACTGAGCTACAACCTGGGTGCGGATGCGATCGCACCGTTGCTCAATATCCTCTCTACGGACCCGGCCGCGGGAACGGCCGCACCCAAGGGCAGCACGATCGCCCTCAAGCCGACGAACCCGTTCGGCTAG
- a CDS encoding class II 3-deoxy-7-phosphoheptulonate synthase: MIAGLDYWRTLPIKQQPTWPDAEAVAAASAELSTQPPLVFAGEVDILRDRLAEAAAGHAFLLQGGDCAETFNGATAEQIRNRVKTVLQMAVVLTYGASMPVIKMGRMAGQFAKPRSSDFETRGGVTLPAYRGDIVNGYDFTPESREADPARLVKGYHTAASTLNLIRAFTQGGFADLRQVHSWNQGFAANPANQRYEKVAKEIDRAIKFMIACGADFEAMRRTEFYTSHEGLLMDYERPMTRIDSRTGTPYNTSAHFIWIGERTRDLDGAHVDFLSRVRNPIGVKLGPSTSADDMLRLVDKLDPNREPGRLTFITRMGAGKVRDALPPLLEAIKASEAKPLWITDPMHGNGVTTPTGYKTRRFDDVVDEVRGFFEAHRAVGTHPGGVHVELTGDDVTECLGGSEHIDEADLATRYESLCDPRLNHMQSLELAFLVAEELAAR, from the coding sequence GTGATCGCCGGTCTGGACTATTGGCGCACTCTTCCCATCAAGCAGCAGCCGACGTGGCCGGACGCAGAGGCCGTCGCCGCGGCATCAGCCGAACTGTCGACGCAGCCGCCCCTGGTCTTCGCCGGCGAGGTCGACATCCTGCGCGACCGGCTCGCCGAGGCGGCCGCAGGGCACGCCTTCCTGCTCCAGGGCGGCGACTGCGCGGAGACCTTCAATGGTGCGACTGCTGAGCAGATCCGCAACCGGGTCAAGACCGTGTTGCAGATGGCCGTCGTGCTCACCTACGGCGCCTCGATGCCCGTGATCAAGATGGGCCGGATGGCCGGCCAGTTCGCCAAGCCGCGCTCGAGCGACTTCGAGACCCGGGGCGGTGTCACCCTGCCCGCCTACCGCGGCGACATCGTCAACGGCTACGACTTCACCCCGGAATCCCGCGAGGCCGACCCGGCCCGCCTGGTCAAGGGGTACCACACGGCCGCGTCGACGCTCAACCTGATCCGTGCGTTCACCCAGGGCGGTTTCGCCGACCTGCGCCAGGTGCACAGCTGGAACCAGGGCTTCGCCGCGAACCCCGCGAACCAGCGCTACGAGAAGGTCGCCAAGGAGATCGACCGGGCCATCAAGTTCATGATCGCGTGCGGTGCGGACTTCGAGGCGATGCGTCGCACCGAGTTCTACACGAGCCACGAGGGCCTGCTGATGGACTACGAGCGCCCGATGACGCGGATCGACTCCCGCACCGGAACCCCGTACAACACTTCAGCGCACTTCATCTGGATCGGTGAGCGCACCCGCGACCTCGACGGTGCCCACGTCGACTTCCTGTCCCGGGTGCGGAACCCGATCGGGGTCAAGCTCGGCCCGAGCACCTCGGCAGACGACATGCTGCGCCTCGTCGACAAGCTCGACCCGAACCGCGAGCCCGGCCGTCTCACCTTCATCACCCGGATGGGAGCCGGCAAGGTGCGCGACGCGCTCCCGCCGCTCCTCGAGGCGATCAAGGCGAGCGAGGCCAAGCCGCTCTGGATCACGGACCCGATGCACGGCAACGGCGTGACCACGCCGACCGGGTACAAGACGCGTCGTTTCGACGACGTCGTCGACGAGGTTCGCGGCTTCTTCGAGGCCCACCGCGCGGTCGGAACCCACCCGGGCGGGGTGCACGTCGAGCTCACCGGCGACGACGTCACCGAGTGCCTCGGCGGCTCGGAGCACATCGACGAGGCCGACCTCGCGACCCGCTACGAATCGCTCTGCGACCCGCGGCTCAACCACATGCAGTCCCTCGAGCTCGCCTTCCTCGTCGCCGAGGAGCTCGCCGCCCGCTGA
- a CDS encoding 1-acyl-sn-glycerol-3-phosphate acyltransferase — MFYWIMKNIVVGPLLLGLFRPWVVGLENIPKTGGVILASNHLSFIDSVFLPLVVPRRVIFLAKSEYFTGTGLKGWATKQFFKATGQLPIDRSGGKASEDSLNTGLRVLSGGGVLGIYPEGTRSPDAKMYRGRTGVARMLLEAGVPVVPVAMIDTEKAMPTGTRIPKIRRIGIVIGKPLDFSRFEGLEGDRFVLRSVTDELMYELQALSKQEYVDVYATSVKEKRASLSR, encoded by the coding sequence ATGTTCTACTGGATCATGAAAAACATTGTCGTCGGACCCCTCCTACTGGGGCTCTTCCGGCCGTGGGTGGTGGGCCTCGAGAACATTCCCAAGACCGGCGGAGTGATCCTCGCGAGCAATCACCTCTCGTTCATCGACTCGGTGTTCCTGCCGCTTGTGGTGCCGCGCCGGGTGATCTTCCTCGCCAAGAGCGAATACTTCACCGGAACCGGGCTCAAGGGCTGGGCGACGAAGCAGTTTTTCAAGGCGACCGGCCAGCTCCCCATCGACCGCTCGGGCGGCAAGGCCTCCGAGGACTCGCTCAACACCGGCCTGCGGGTCCTCTCCGGCGGCGGCGTGCTCGGCATCTACCCGGAGGGCACCCGCAGCCCCGACGCGAAGATGTACCGCGGCCGCACCGGGGTCGCCCGGATGCTCCTCGAGGCAGGGGTGCCCGTCGTTCCCGTCGCGATGATCGACACCGAGAAGGCGATGCCGACCGGCACGAGGATCCCGAAGATCCGCCGGATCGGGATCGTGATCGGCAAACCCCTCGACTTCAGCCGCTTCGAGGGGCTGGAGGGGGACAGGTTCGTGCTCCGCAGCGTGACCGACGAGCTCATGTACGAGCTCCAGGCGCTCAGCAAGCAGGAGTACGTCGACGTCTACGCGACGAGCGTCAAAGAAAAGCGCGCCAGTCTTTCGCGATAA
- a CDS encoding ROK family glucokinase — translation MHAIGIDIGGTKIAGALVDEFGTILRSERTPTTAGDPRAIEDAVVEMIQKLAVGEDVIAAGVAAAGFIDSAQSTVYYAPNINWRNEPLRATLEERLNLPILIENDANAAGWAEFCFGAGQVYSDMVTLTIGTGVGGAIVSNDRLFRGGFGCGAELGHVRIVPDGLPCGCGAQGCIEQYGSGRALLRIANSLADAGGIGLGLASARSRKGKLSGKDVGRLIQDGDPGALAALRQLGDALGQACASLAAVLDPQIFVFGGGVADAGELLLEPIRTAYLENLPARGYHPEAEFAIAQLVNDAGVVGAADLARKHVFPV, via the coding sequence GTGCACGCCATTGGAATCGACATCGGCGGCACGAAGATTGCTGGAGCCTTGGTCGACGAGTTCGGCACCATTCTCCGTTCCGAGCGCACGCCGACAACGGCGGGGGACCCGCGCGCCATCGAAGACGCCGTCGTCGAGATGATCCAGAAACTCGCCGTCGGAGAGGACGTCATCGCGGCCGGCGTGGCAGCTGCCGGCTTCATCGACTCCGCGCAGTCCACGGTGTACTACGCCCCCAACATCAACTGGCGCAACGAACCGCTCCGGGCGACCCTCGAAGAGCGGCTCAACCTCCCGATCCTGATCGAGAACGACGCGAACGCGGCCGGCTGGGCCGAATTCTGCTTCGGCGCAGGCCAGGTCTACAGCGACATGGTCACGCTGACCATCGGCACCGGTGTCGGAGGCGCGATCGTTTCCAACGACCGCCTGTTCCGCGGCGGCTTCGGCTGCGGCGCAGAGCTCGGCCACGTGCGCATCGTCCCCGACGGCCTGCCGTGCGGCTGCGGAGCCCAGGGCTGCATCGAGCAGTACGGCTCTGGCAGGGCCCTGCTCCGCATCGCCAACTCCCTGGCGGATGCCGGCGGTATCGGCCTCGGCCTCGCATCCGCCCGTTCCCGCAAGGGCAAGCTCAGTGGCAAGGACGTCGGCCGCCTGATCCAGGACGGCGACCCGGGGGCACTCGCAGCCCTCCGCCAGCTCGGCGACGCGCTCGGCCAGGCCTGCGCCTCGCTCGCGGCCGTGCTCGACCCGCAGATCTTCGTCTTCGGCGGGGGAGTCGCCGACGCCGGCGAGCTGCTCCTCGAACCGATTCGCACCGCGTACCTCGAAAACCTTCCGGCACGGGGCTACCACCCCGAAGCGGAATTCGCGATTGCCCAACTCGTCAACGATGCCGGAGTCGTCGGTGCTGCAGACCTGGCGCGGAAGCACGTCTTCCCGGTCTAG
- a CDS encoding AMP-dependent synthetase/ligase, translating into MKQFDMPAVVPADPGANITDLLADRLAATPDSVLFSVPRGTGWAPVTTSEFHRQVVGLAKGLVAAGIEPGDKIGLMCKTRYEWTLIDFATWYAGAVLVPVYETSSPTQMQWILGDSGAAAVILETADHFAKFDEVHPDLPNIGTVWQIDLGDLAKIVAGGVNVPDAEIERRRHLATGADIATLIYTAGTTGRPKGCVLTHSNFVETSRNAGVALSDVLTHEDGASTLLFITTAHVFARFIAVLCVHGNVRVGHQPDTRQLLPALATFKPTFLLAVPRVFEKVYNSAEQKAEAAGRGKIFEAAAHLAVKHSKAITEGTPVSLSMKIRFAIFDRLVYSKLRTAMGGKVRYAVSGSAPLGEFLGHFYHSLGIKILEGYGLTETTAPATVGRTDQFKVGTVGPPLPGVSIRIMDDGEIEVKGVNVFKEYWHNPEATQAAFDDGWFRTGDIGDFDADGFVTITARKKEIIVTAGGKNVAPAALEDPIRSNPLVGQVIVVGDRKPFIAALVTLDPDMLAVWLHNNGEDASMSLAEAAVNPAVLAEVQRAIDHANSHVSRAESIRKFVILTVELTEDNGYLTPKLSIKRDVIMRDFAATIEGMYQGVPVVTEQNPVVR; encoded by the coding sequence GTGAAACAGTTCGATATGCCCGCAGTCGTCCCTGCCGATCCAGGGGCGAACATCACCGACCTCCTCGCAGATCGCCTCGCCGCAACCCCGGATTCCGTGCTTTTCTCGGTTCCCCGCGGTACCGGCTGGGCTCCCGTGACGACATCCGAATTCCACCGTCAGGTCGTTGGCCTCGCCAAGGGGCTCGTCGCAGCAGGCATCGAACCCGGCGACAAAATCGGCCTGATGTGCAAGACCCGCTACGAGTGGACCCTGATCGACTTCGCGACCTGGTACGCCGGCGCCGTCCTGGTCCCGGTCTACGAGACCAGCTCTCCCACCCAGATGCAGTGGATCCTCGGCGACTCCGGCGCCGCCGCCGTGATCCTCGAGACCGCCGACCACTTCGCCAAGTTCGACGAGGTGCACCCCGACCTCCCGAACATCGGAACCGTCTGGCAGATCGACCTCGGCGACCTCGCGAAGATCGTCGCCGGAGGTGTCAACGTTCCGGATGCCGAGATCGAGCGCCGCCGCCACCTCGCGACCGGCGCCGACATCGCGACCCTGATCTACACCGCAGGAACCACCGGACGGCCGAAGGGTTGCGTACTCACGCACTCGAACTTCGTCGAGACCTCCCGGAACGCGGGCGTCGCCCTCTCGGACGTCCTCACCCACGAGGACGGCGCATCCACCCTGCTGTTCATCACGACCGCGCACGTCTTCGCCCGGTTCATCGCCGTGTTGTGCGTGCACGGGAACGTTCGGGTCGGCCACCAGCCGGACACCCGGCAGTTGCTGCCTGCGCTCGCGACCTTCAAGCCGACGTTCCTTCTCGCGGTTCCGCGGGTGTTCGAGAAGGTCTACAACTCCGCGGAGCAGAAGGCCGAGGCCGCCGGTCGCGGCAAGATCTTCGAGGCAGCCGCGCACCTCGCGGTCAAGCACTCCAAGGCCATCACCGAGGGAACCCCAGTGAGCCTCTCGATGAAGATCCGGTTCGCGATCTTCGACCGTCTCGTCTACAGCAAGCTCCGCACGGCCATGGGCGGGAAGGTGCGCTACGCCGTCTCCGGCTCTGCTCCCCTGGGCGAGTTCCTCGGCCACTTCTACCACAGCCTCGGCATCAAGATCCTCGAGGGCTACGGGCTCACCGAGACCACGGCCCCTGCGACGGTCGGCCGCACAGACCAATTCAAGGTCGGCACCGTCGGACCTCCCCTTCCCGGCGTCTCGATCCGCATTATGGACGACGGCGAGATCGAGGTGAAGGGCGTCAACGTCTTCAAGGAGTACTGGCACAACCCGGAGGCGACCCAGGCCGCCTTCGACGACGGCTGGTTCCGCACGGGCGACATCGGCGACTTCGACGCGGACGGCTTCGTCACCATCACGGCCCGCAAGAAGGAGATCATCGTCACGGCGGGCGGCAAGAACGTCGCCCCTGCCGCGCTCGAGGACCCGATCCGCTCCAACCCCCTCGTCGGCCAGGTCATCGTCGTCGGCGACCGCAAACCGTTCATCGCGGCGCTCGTCACGCTCGACCCCGACATGCTCGCGGTCTGGTTGCACAACAACGGCGAAGATGCCTCGATGTCACTCGCGGAGGCGGCCGTCAACCCCGCGGTGCTCGCCGAGGTGCAGCGTGCCATCGACCACGCCAACTCCCACGTGTCGCGGGCGGAGTCGATCCGCAAGTTCGTGATCCTCACCGTCGAGCTCACCGAGGACAACGGCTACCTCACGCCGAAGCTCAGCATCAAGCGCGACGTGATCATGCGGGACTTCGCCGCGACCATCGAGGGGATGTACCAGGGCGTGCCCGTCGTCACCGAGCAGAACCCGGTCGTGCGCTGA
- the def gene encoding peptide deformylase, with amino-acid sequence MPERQIRLFGDPVLKTVSAPIETIDDRVTRLVVDLLDSVRLPGRAGVAAAQIGVNLRAFSYNVDGVIGYILNPVVVEVSGEPALVEEGCLSVPGLWYPTKRYPFARVTGVDLAGEPVELAGDGLMAQALQHETDHLDGFLYIDKLEKENRRAAMKEIRESDWF; translated from the coding sequence GTGCCTGAGCGCCAGATCCGTCTCTTCGGAGATCCCGTGTTGAAGACCGTGTCCGCGCCGATCGAGACCATCGACGACCGGGTCACCCGGCTCGTCGTCGATCTCCTCGACAGCGTGCGTCTGCCCGGACGCGCCGGCGTCGCTGCGGCCCAGATCGGCGTCAACCTGCGCGCGTTCAGTTACAACGTCGATGGCGTGATCGGGTACATCCTGAACCCCGTCGTCGTCGAGGTATCGGGCGAGCCCGCCCTCGTCGAAGAGGGCTGCCTGTCCGTTCCCGGCCTGTGGTACCCCACGAAGCGGTACCCGTTCGCGAGGGTCACCGGAGTCGACCTCGCCGGCGAGCCCGTCGAACTCGCCGGCGACGGGCTGATGGCCCAGGCCCTGCAGCACGAGACGGACCACCTCGACGGCTTCCTCTACATCGACAAGCTCGAGAAGGAGAACCGCCGGGCGGCCATGAAGGAGATCCGCGAGTCGGACTGGTTCTGA